One Candidatus Synechococcus calcipolaris G9 genomic window carries:
- a CDS encoding MotA/TolQ/ExbB proton channel family protein → MTLSPPESSPNPTATSPMAIAPVIVDRKDIDANIWIALLAAGVGTLGIYILLFPLRATYLGQLLFERGWTQPVAILFAIFVMAFTLLKALALLSQLASLRQGWVPMNFPLKSPTDASLAQLQHTLAQRRSLLPVRCARTLGAYMVGGSREAANEVVAEDSSAAAAASEASYTIPRVLVWAIPLLGFIGTVVGISQAVSGFSSFLQTAQEVDQIKEGIGGVTTGLAVAFDTTLVALILSVLVMIPLVIVERQESKLLLTIDGYINDYVLARLPMATPTASLTTSDLQETIQAVLREELPSPEALMEPAQATLEQLVNHLGRLAQALTSDRKQFLTTLEEQHHNQDQAFQQLLHEFQERSQVLVTELHRSQDDFSGHISNQTQALAQLLEQSSQTLQQRLELLASLNQALNALAETGSLQLVIHDLNQSLEQLQPVLKQLSQPRRVMLVEQNAE, encoded by the coding sequence ATGACCCTTTCGCCCCCAGAATCTTCGCCTAACCCTACTGCCACCTCACCCATGGCGATCGCCCCCGTGATCGTGGATCGGAAAGACATTGATGCCAATATCTGGATTGCCCTCCTGGCTGCGGGTGTGGGAACCCTGGGGATTTATATTTTGCTGTTCCCCCTACGGGCGACCTATCTGGGCCAACTACTCTTTGAGCGGGGCTGGACCCAACCTGTAGCGATTTTGTTTGCCATTTTTGTGATGGCATTTACACTGCTGAAGGCCCTTGCCCTTCTTAGTCAATTGGCATCCCTGCGTCAAGGGTGGGTGCCCATGAACTTTCCCCTAAAATCTCCCACCGATGCCAGTTTAGCCCAGTTGCAGCATACCCTGGCCCAACGGCGATCGCTCCTGCCCGTGCGCTGTGCCCGTACCCTAGGGGCCTACATGGTGGGGGGCAGTCGGGAAGCGGCCAATGAAGTGGTGGCGGAAGATAGTAGTGCGGCCGCTGCGGCCTCAGAAGCCTCCTACACCATTCCACGGGTCTTGGTTTGGGCCATTCCCCTGTTGGGGTTTATTGGTACGGTGGTCGGTATTAGTCAGGCGGTCAGCGGCTTTTCTAGCTTTCTGCAAACAGCCCAAGAAGTCGATCAGATCAAGGAAGGAATTGGTGGCGTAACGACGGGCCTAGCCGTTGCCTTTGATACGACCCTGGTCGCCTTAATTCTGAGCGTGCTGGTGATGATTCCCCTTGTCATTGTGGAGCGGCAAGAATCTAAACTCCTCCTCACCATTGATGGCTACATTAACGACTACGTTTTAGCCCGACTTCCCATGGCCACCCCCACCGCCAGCTTAACCACCTCAGACCTGCAAGAAACAATCCAAGCCGTTCTCCGGGAGGAATTACCCAGTCCAGAAGCCCTGATGGAGCCAGCCCAGGCTACCCTGGAGCAATTAGTGAATCATTTAGGCCGTTTAGCCCAGGCCCTCACCAGCGATCGCAAACAGTTTCTCACCACCCTAGAGGAGCAGCACCATAACCAAGATCAGGCCTTCCAGCAGTTACTCCATGAATTTCAGGAGCGTAGTCAAGTCCTAGTGACCGAACTCCACCGTAGCCAGGACGACTTTTCCGGACACATTTCCAATCAGACCCAGGCCCTTGCCCAACTTCTAGAGCAAAGTAGTCAAACTCTGCAACAGCGATTGGAACTACTGGCCTCCCTGAATCAAGCCCTCAACGCCCTAGCGGAAACGGGGAGCCTTCAATTGGTAATCCATGACCTGAACCAAAGCCTAGAGCAACTTCAACCCGTACTCAAGCAACTTTCCCAGCCCCGCCGCGTCATGCTCGTTGAACAAAATGCGGAATAA
- a CDS encoding DUF6930 domain-containing protein → MTLPASTVRRLKRLPQLPVVWEGAWRTIVNPRNENDQQTCMVWVDSTSPGVRAMEVIKTPVTPEVMTRLLMQAIEKPQGGQEGSLPQEIITSDREFQFFLRGALKDLDIDITYADQLPFSSELFNYLDHASTSTPDEIPEPLQGVMDDVVDRLWTAAPWQNLLDSQIFRIACKALDSCFFATFLGFLGEEYGVLLYRNLDSLISFRQNVFEINLETSIESDNFNESETAFLRQDCIFLTFNLTDEGDRYPSLLPSPMDSPPSSSTVVVPSFGSIHPLEGLRTYLDEEEAAIIYMGLEAFLKFWQKNNKKINVNRFPALEATTKIKHPIAQTNISWVVSTLPDVTATLQAMEPDKTNPFLRTTGDGLDLKVIPINDNFVPDKSLVFLDERPMAWLEEAKNYTRYYQEGELPLKASSMATLIIQTSQPKVRTMVQTLATGDGLNWVQIVKSDASLHESPKHILMLQTSGGEFIYCNEYDPEDKGYMKVFKQWDKLCRKSGGWCVVLLASGITGKGRMNPQFSDLWAFLEVPYLSLVDD, encoded by the coding sequence GTGACTCTTCCTGCCTCTACGGTTCGCCGCCTCAAACGTCTTCCACAATTACCCGTCGTTTGGGAGGGTGCTTGGCGCACAATCGTTAACCCCAGAAATGAAAACGATCAACAAACCTGCATGGTGTGGGTCGATAGTACTAGCCCCGGTGTCAGGGCAATGGAAGTTATCAAAACTCCAGTCACACCAGAAGTTATGACGCGGCTATTGATGCAGGCTATAGAAAAACCCCAAGGGGGGCAGGAGGGTTCTCTACCCCAAGAAATTATCACTAGCGATCGCGAGTTTCAGTTTTTTTTGCGGGGAGCATTAAAAGATCTGGATATTGATATTACCTATGCGGATCAACTCCCTTTTAGCAGCGAATTATTTAACTACCTGGATCACGCTTCCACCTCAACCCCCGATGAGATTCCTGAGCCTTTGCAAGGAGTCATGGATGATGTCGTCGATCGCCTCTGGACAGCAGCCCCCTGGCAAAATCTCCTAGATAGCCAGATATTCCGTATTGCCTGTAAAGCCTTGGACAGTTGCTTCTTCGCCACATTTTTAGGATTTCTGGGCGAAGAGTATGGCGTTCTTCTCTATCGTAATCTTGATTCCCTCATCAGTTTCCGCCAAAATGTCTTCGAAATAAATTTAGAGACCAGTATAGAGTCTGACAATTTCAATGAGTCCGAGACAGCCTTTCTACGCCAAGACTGTATATTTCTGACCTTCAATCTTACGGATGAGGGAGATCGGTACCCTTCCCTGCTCCCTAGCCCGATGGACTCCCCCCCCAGCAGTAGCACTGTTGTTGTCCCTTCCTTTGGCAGTATTCATCCCTTAGAAGGGTTACGTACCTATCTGGACGAAGAAGAAGCGGCAATCATATATATGGGGCTAGAGGCATTTCTCAAGTTCTGGCAAAAAAATAATAAAAAGATTAACGTTAATCGATTTCCTGCCCTTGAAGCAACCACCAAGATCAAGCATCCGATCGCCCAGACCAATATTAGCTGGGTTGTGAGTACGTTGCCCGATGTGACCGCTACATTGCAAGCCATGGAGCCGGACAAGACAAATCCTTTTCTAAGGACAACAGGGGATGGTCTAGACCTGAAAGTTATCCCCATTAATGACAATTTTGTACCAGATAAGTCCTTGGTTTTCCTGGATGAGCGGCCCATGGCTTGGCTGGAGGAGGCGAAAAACTATACCAGGTATTACCAGGAGGGAGAATTACCCTTAAAAGCGTCTTCGATGGCAACCCTGATCATTCAAACGAGTCAACCAAAAGTACGGACAATGGTGCAAACCTTAGCGACAGGGGATGGTTTGAATTGGGTTCAAATCGTGAAGTCGGATGCCTCGCTCCATGAATCACCAAAGCATATTCTAATGCTACAAACCAGTGGCGGTGAGTTTATCTACTGTAATGAATACGATCCTGAAGATAAAGGGTACATGAAAGTCTTCAAACAATGGGATAAACTATGCCGGAAAAGTGGGGGGTGGTGTGTCGTCCTTTTAGCCAGTGGCATCACCGGAAAGGGACGGATGAACCCTCAATTTTCTGATCTATGGGCTTTCCTAGAGGTTCCCTATCTTTCCTTAGTAGATGACTAG
- a CDS encoding NfeD family protein, which translates to MAAVIDPFWLWIILGAVLCFLEVIFPTAFVEMMLGLSAFVIAFVSLLIPYFPLQVVLWLILAVMLIYVGRRFMPRRGDRLLQDAVEAETLTAIAPGGHGRVLYEGNSWQARCDDPYLEIPQSKKVFVLRREGTTLIIMPEDALGNRP; encoded by the coding sequence ATGGCTGCTGTGATTGATCCCTTTTGGCTCTGGATTATTTTAGGGGCCGTCCTATGCTTCCTAGAAGTTATTTTTCCTACGGCCTTTGTGGAAATGATGCTGGGCCTCAGTGCCTTTGTGATTGCCTTTGTTTCCCTACTGATTCCTTACTTTCCGCTTCAGGTTGTTCTCTGGCTGATCCTAGCGGTAATGCTGATTTATGTGGGACGACGATTTATGCCCCGCCGGGGCGATCGCCTACTCCAGGATGCCGTTGAAGCAGAAACCCTGACGGCCATTGCTCCAGGGGGCCACGGGCGGGTTTTATACGAAGGGAATTCTTGGCAGGCCCGCTGTGATGATCCCTATCTAGAAATTCCCCAATCTAAAAAAGTGTTTGTGCTACGGCGGGAAGGAACGACGCTGATTATTATGCCCGAAGATGCCCTAGGCAATCGCCCGTAA
- a CDS encoding pyridoxine 5'-phosphate synthase encodes MPTLGVNIDHVATLRQARQTIEPDPVAAAILAELGGADGITVHLREDRRHIQERDVQILRQTVRTHLNLEMAATPEMVAIALDIQPDYVTLVPERRQEVTTEGGLDAIAQVESLTQVVATLQNADIPVSLFIDADPDQIRAAAKTGAKFIELHTGQYAEAVGEGAQLQELQNLARGLWQAKDLGLRVNAGHGLTYLNVYPVAQLEGMEELNIGHTIVSRAVLVGLERAVQEMKRAIAGRFP; translated from the coding sequence TTGCCTACCCTCGGTGTAAATATTGATCATGTGGCCACCCTCCGTCAGGCCCGTCAAACCATTGAGCCGGATCCCGTTGCCGCCGCTATTCTCGCAGAATTGGGGGGAGCCGATGGCATTACGGTTCACCTGCGGGAAGATCGCCGCCATATTCAAGAGCGGGATGTGCAAATTCTGCGGCAAACGGTACGTACCCATCTCAACCTGGAAATGGCAGCCACGCCGGAAATGGTGGCCATTGCCCTAGATATTCAGCCGGATTATGTCACTCTAGTTCCGGAACGTCGCCAAGAGGTGACAACGGAAGGCGGCCTCGATGCGATCGCCCAAGTCGAATCCCTAACCCAGGTTGTGGCTACCCTGCAAAACGCCGATATTCCCGTCAGTTTATTTATTGATGCGGATCCGGATCAAATTCGTGCTGCGGCCAAAACCGGGGCCAAGTTTATCGAACTCCATACCGGCCAGTATGCGGAAGCTGTGGGGGAAGGGGCCCAACTCCAAGAGCTACAAAACCTCGCTCGTGGCCTCTGGCAAGCCAAGGACTTAGGTTTGCGGGTGAATGCGGGTCATGGCTTAACCTATTTGAATGTTTACCCCGTGGCCCAATTGGAAGGGATGGAAGAACTGAATATTGGCCATACCATTGTCAGTCGGGCAGTTTTAGTGGGACTAGAGCGGGCCGTGCAAGAAATGAAGCGGGCGATCGCCGGCCGATTCCCCTAA